Proteins encoded together in one Impatiens glandulifera chromosome 1, dImpGla2.1, whole genome shotgun sequence window:
- the LOC124942161 gene encoding MADS-box protein FBP24-like, with protein MTAAVATSDDTKSDGRRNNRGQGKKKINIVRIENKSQRMVSFSKRKSSLLKNVSEFQKLTGQEVGAVVFSPAGQMYTSINDNNNNDNGGPSSFDVIVDRILQVGDPTIQLQQDIRMRTTTTRESSDKSDEDDSAFLIGWILNAMGLDDDLVESNDLQLLASKMADLERIKEEVDSRITSS; from the coding sequence ATGACGGCGGCGGTGGCGACATCTGATGATACTAAAAGTGACGGGAGAAGAAATAACAGAGgtcaagggaagaagaagattaacATTGTGCGAATCGAAAATAAATCTCAAAGAATGGTGAGTTTCTCCAAGCGCAAATCAAGTCTTTTAAAAAATGTGAGTGAGTTTCAGAAATTAACAGGACAAGAGGTTGGCGCCGTAGTCTTCTCCCCCGCCGGTCAAATGTACACCTCCATCAacgacaacaacaacaacgacAACGGGGGCCCCTCCTCCTTTGACGTTATTGTTGACCGAATCCTGCAAGTTGGCGATCCCACGATACAATTACAACAAGATATCAGGATGAGGACGACGACGACTAGGGAATCATCCGACAAGAGCGACGAAGACGACTCTGCGTTTCTGATCGGATGGATTCTCAATGCAATGGGTTTAGATGATGATCTTGTTGAGTCCAATGATTTACAATTACTGGCGTCCAAGATGGCGGATCTCGAGAGGATTAAAGAGGAGGTCGACAGCCGCATAACTTCTTCTTAA